One Triplophysa dalaica isolate WHDGS20190420 chromosome 11, ASM1584641v1, whole genome shotgun sequence genomic window carries:
- the zgc:171482 gene encoding zinc finger protein isoform X1, translating to MKSAAAGDEALFTESYCNICNAQLISESQRVAHYESKKHANKVRLFYMLHPEDGGPPSKRLRPDNPDSAENEVDRNKCCTLCNMFFTSAIVAQSHYQGKTHAKRVRLVLGETPSLPTPTDSAPPTPQPTDPPTDPPTDPPPPSWPHLANHGEAGKYCCLCGAWFNNPLMAQQHYEGKKHKRNAARARLLEQLAGSLDANESTGLRRSYSCSVCKVVLNSIEQYHAHLQGSKHQNNLKQHQQ from the exons ATGAAGTCTGCTGCGGCTGGTGATGAAGCACTCTTCACTGAGAGCTACTGTAACATCTGCAACGCTCAGCTGATCTCTGAGTCTCAGCGTGTGGCACACTATGAG AGCAAGAAGCATGCCAACAAAGTGCGTCTATTCTACATGCTCCACCCAGAAGATGGAGGTCCACCATCCAAAAGATTAAGACCAGACAATCCG GACAGTGCCGAGAATGAGGTTGACAGAAACAAATGCTGTACACTCTGTAATATGTTCTTCACATCTGCGATTGTGGCTCAGTCGCACTACCAGGGCAAGACGCACGCTAAAAGAGTCCGCTTGGTGTTGGGGGAGACTCCGAGTCTGCCGACACCCACAG ATTCGGCTCCGCCCACCCCACAGCCCACAGATCCACCCACAGATCCGCCCACAGATCCGCCTCCCCCCTCGTGGCCCCACCTAGCAAATCACGGTGAAGCGGGCAAGTACTGTTGCCTATGTGGCGCCTGGTTCAACAACCCGCTGATGGCACAGCAACACTACGAGGGCAAGAAGCACAAGAGAAATGCGGCACGGGCACGACTACTGGAGCAGCTGGCCGGCAGCCTAGATGCCAATGAAAGCACAG GTCTGCGTCGGAGTTACTCTTGCAGCGTTTGTAAAGTGGTCCTGAACTCCATCGAGCAGTATCACGCACATCTCCAGGGTTCCAAACACCAAAACAA
- the zgc:171482 gene encoding zinc finger protein isoform X2 → MKSAAAGDEALFTESYCNICNAQLISESQRVAHYESKKHANKVRLFYMLHPEDGGPPSKRLRPDNPDSAENEVDRNKCCTLCNMFFTSAIVAQSHYQGKTHAKRVRLVLGETPSLPTPTDSAPPTPQPTDPPTDPPTDPPPPSWPHLANHGEAGKYCCLCGAWFNNPLMAQQHYEGKKHKRNAARARLLEQLAGSLDANESTGLRRSYSCSVCKVVLNSIEQYHAHLQGSKHQNKSDPR, encoded by the exons ATGAAGTCTGCTGCGGCTGGTGATGAAGCACTCTTCACTGAGAGCTACTGTAACATCTGCAACGCTCAGCTGATCTCTGAGTCTCAGCGTGTGGCACACTATGAG AGCAAGAAGCATGCCAACAAAGTGCGTCTATTCTACATGCTCCACCCAGAAGATGGAGGTCCACCATCCAAAAGATTAAGACCAGACAATCCG GACAGTGCCGAGAATGAGGTTGACAGAAACAAATGCTGTACACTCTGTAATATGTTCTTCACATCTGCGATTGTGGCTCAGTCGCACTACCAGGGCAAGACGCACGCTAAAAGAGTCCGCTTGGTGTTGGGGGAGACTCCGAGTCTGCCGACACCCACAG ATTCGGCTCCGCCCACCCCACAGCCCACAGATCCACCCACAGATCCGCCCACAGATCCGCCTCCCCCCTCGTGGCCCCACCTAGCAAATCACGGTGAAGCGGGCAAGTACTGTTGCCTATGTGGCGCCTGGTTCAACAACCCGCTGATGGCACAGCAACACTACGAGGGCAAGAAGCACAAGAGAAATGCGGCACGGGCACGACTACTGGAGCAGCTGGCCGGCAGCCTAGATGCCAATGAAAGCACAG GTCTGCGTCGGAGTTACTCTTGCAGCGTTTGTAAAGTGGTCCTGAACTCCATCGAGCAGTATCACGCACATCTCCAGGGTTCCAAACACCAAAACAA